In Clostridia bacterium, the following are encoded in one genomic region:
- the rpsU gene encoding 30S ribosomal protein S21 has product MASEVRVGKNESLDSALRRFKRQCQQSGVLAEIRKREHYDKPSVRRKKKSEAARKRKYR; this is encoded by the coding sequence GAGTTGGTAAGAATGAATCCCTCGATAGCGCGCTGCGCCGGTTCAAGCGGCAGTGTCAGCAATCGGGAGTCTTAGCTGAGATCCGCAAGCGTGAACACTACGACAAGCCGAGCGTGCGCCGAAAGAAGAAGTCAGAGGCCGCGCGGAAGCGGAAGTACCGCTAG
- a CDS encoding Ger(x)C family spore germination protein, translating to MTRNAAILAMVCVTLTLATAGCGEGQEIESVGFIMGVGIDEAENGRIRAWVQSAIPSAKPSESAKEESWLASAEGATVWEALRNVGAKSGKVLFLAHVRSLIIGERFARSGLKDLLDVLARVGEFRAKSWVVVTSDPVDRILGVQSPQASIAASYINALMRNAGQLAVAPRSTVLSVIAATEEAGLQPVIARAKLVPQMSPQEETPIGRRPEGKGPTSGPNREGGAAGGGAASEPGGAGGSSGADSQAPSSDAIELSGAAAFRADKMMGWLSPEDTAMLLIVKNAGGEYSFIHDLPRGRGTVAVSILSCRASFDLPKPIPTSVDAFRGARVVIRIRGEVDIRELASDESFSSLDEIEALNRGLSKQVEQRIRALVAVSQDQYGTDLLGMGEAFRQRISVQRWERDIAPRWHEVFRTLEIEPEARLEVRRRGMTVGSPKPRA from the coding sequence ATGACTCGGAACGCTGCAATCCTTGCCATGGTCTGCGTTACGCTGACGCTGGCCACGGCTGGCTGCGGTGAGGGACAGGAAATCGAGAGCGTAGGTTTCATCATGGGCGTGGGCATCGATGAGGCCGAGAACGGGCGTATAAGGGCATGGGTTCAGTCAGCAATTCCGTCGGCAAAGCCTTCGGAATCTGCCAAGGAGGAGTCGTGGCTTGCTTCTGCCGAGGGCGCCACCGTTTGGGAGGCGCTCAGGAATGTCGGAGCCAAATCGGGCAAGGTGCTATTCCTAGCGCACGTGCGGTCTCTGATCATAGGAGAGAGGTTTGCCCGCAGCGGGTTGAAGGACCTACTTGACGTGCTCGCGAGGGTTGGCGAATTCCGCGCCAAGTCGTGGGTGGTCGTGACCTCAGATCCAGTCGACAGGATACTCGGGGTGCAGTCGCCTCAGGCGAGCATCGCCGCTTCTTACATCAACGCGCTAATGCGCAACGCGGGGCAACTGGCAGTTGCGCCCCGGTCTACAGTCCTTTCCGTCATTGCCGCCACAGAGGAGGCGGGGCTGCAGCCAGTCATCGCCAGGGCGAAGCTTGTTCCCCAGATGTCGCCTCAGGAGGAGACACCCATCGGCAGGCGCCCTGAGGGCAAAGGCCCGACCTCTGGGCCAAACCGGGAAGGAGGCGCTGCGGGAGGAGGCGCTGCGAGTGAGCCGGGTGGGGCGGGCGGATCCAGCGGGGCTGATTCGCAGGCGCCTTCGTCAGACGCCATTGAGCTTTCGGGCGCCGCCGCATTTCGCGCTGACAAGATGATGGGCTGGCTCAGTCCGGAGGATACGGCCATGCTCCTCATTGTGAAGAACGCAGGAGGGGAATACTCGTTTATTCACGATCTTCCCCGCGGCAGGGGCACGGTGGCGGTGAGCATCCTGAGTTGTCGCGCATCGTTTGACTTGCCCAAGCCCATCCCGACTTCAGTGGATGCCTTCAGGGGAGCCAGGGTGGTGATACGAATCCGGGGCGAAGTGGACATCCGGGAACTCGCATCGGATGAGAGCTTCTCCAGTTTGGACGAGATAGAGGCTCTCAACCGGGGGCTGTCGAAACAGGTGGAACAGCGTATCCGGGCCTTGGTGGCCGTTTCGCAGGATCAGTACGGAACTGACCTGCTGGGCATGGGCGAGGCGTTTCGGCAGAGGATCAGTGTTCAAAGGTGGGAACGGGATATCGCGCCGCGCTGGCACGAGGTATTTCGCACTCTGGAGATAGAGCCAGAAGCAAGGCTTGAGGTTCGAAGACGCGGAATGACTGTCGGATCTCCGAAGCCGAGGGCATAG
- a CDS encoding spore germination protein produces MRFLRQLIRGTAGQRRMILGKSPIPLEEVARRGAENRSSGGAEPERDLPVGSAPQLQSEGTPVPSSLDAVEAYIHDKFGEGSPDVVLRRLSIWTQPELDGLLFYIEGLTDRATVNLMALRSVMLSARAPSLDPGAIDKCNVADILTTHLLPSGQAAVESTMQSVIRKVLTGEAALFVEGAGKCLCFEAKGWEHRPISEPHTEKVVRGPREGFSELLRANTALVRRRLRTPNLRLDSMQVGELSRTDVVVAYIDGLTDPELVAKAKERLEAIVIDIVPDSGIIEELIEDYPYSPFPQIQYTERPDRFCAGLSEGLVGILVDDSPIALMAPANLGSFFQSAEDYYERFPFGGPLRFLRYVSGALALLLPATYVAVTGFHQEMLPTKLAMAIAGSHMPVPFPALVEAMLMEMALELIREAGIRLPDPVGQTLGFVGALLLGDAAVSAGLVSPIMVIVVAVTGLASFAVPHYPTGLAIRLLRFPLLFLGAWLGLYGVMAGLLAIFLHMGALTSFGVPFLEPLMRPAEVLRDMIWRSPVFTFERRPGYANPQDRVRQKRFIRTWSPGVAKRAQEAEKAGEMPPDRDEQGGSDNQSKRGDMRGGAGGGNGHANP; encoded by the coding sequence TTGAGATTCCTTAGGCAGCTCATTAGGGGAACTGCGGGGCAGCGAAGGATGATCCTGGGGAAAAGCCCGATCCCCCTCGAGGAAGTTGCGCGGCGCGGCGCCGAGAACCGCTCATCTGGCGGCGCCGAGCCTGAGCGAGACCTTCCAGTGGGCTCCGCTCCACAACTCCAGTCTGAGGGGACTCCTGTGCCTTCCTCCCTCGATGCCGTGGAGGCCTACATCCACGACAAGTTCGGTGAGGGCAGCCCTGACGTTGTTCTCCGCCGTCTGTCCATATGGACGCAACCGGAACTGGATGGACTGCTCTTCTACATAGAAGGCCTTACAGACCGTGCGACCGTCAACCTGATGGCCCTCAGATCGGTGATGCTTTCAGCGCGGGCGCCTTCTCTCGATCCGGGAGCGATCGACAAGTGCAATGTGGCGGATATCCTGACCACGCACCTTCTGCCGTCTGGGCAGGCCGCCGTGGAATCCACCATGCAGTCGGTGATCCGCAAGGTTCTCACGGGGGAGGCCGCCCTTTTCGTGGAGGGCGCAGGGAAGTGCCTGTGCTTCGAAGCCAAGGGGTGGGAGCACAGGCCCATCTCTGAGCCGCACACGGAGAAGGTGGTGCGAGGCCCGCGCGAGGGCTTCTCAGAGCTCCTCCGAGCGAATACCGCCCTGGTCAGAAGGAGGCTCCGCACGCCTAACCTGCGGCTGGACTCGATGCAAGTGGGCGAGCTTTCCAGAACCGATGTGGTGGTCGCATACATCGACGGCCTCACTGATCCTGAACTCGTGGCGAAGGCGAAGGAACGGCTGGAGGCCATAGTCATCGACATTGTCCCCGATTCCGGCATCATCGAAGAGCTTATCGAGGATTACCCATACTCGCCGTTCCCGCAGATACAGTACACCGAAAGGCCCGACCGGTTCTGCGCCGGGCTTTCAGAGGGGCTTGTGGGCATTCTGGTCGACGATTCCCCCATCGCTCTGATGGCGCCAGCAAACCTTGGGAGTTTCTTTCAGTCAGCTGAGGACTACTACGAGCGTTTTCCGTTCGGGGGGCCGCTGCGGTTCCTTCGCTACGTCTCTGGAGCCCTTGCGCTTCTACTGCCAGCCACATATGTGGCCGTAACAGGCTTTCACCAGGAGATGCTTCCAACGAAGCTTGCCATGGCGATCGCAGGATCGCACATGCCTGTGCCATTTCCCGCTCTGGTCGAGGCGATGCTGATGGAAATGGCGCTCGAACTGATCAGAGAGGCCGGGATTCGCCTGCCCGACCCTGTGGGGCAGACCCTCGGGTTTGTTGGCGCGCTGCTCCTCGGCGATGCCGCTGTTTCCGCTGGCCTGGTGAGCCCGATAATGGTGATAGTGGTGGCCGTTACAGGCCTTGCCTCCTTCGCCGTGCCTCACTATCCAACTGGCCTCGCCATCCGGCTGCTTCGGTTTCCTCTGCTCTTTCTTGGCGCATGGCTTGGGCTATATGGGGTCATGGCTGGGCTCCTCGCGATCTTTCTCCACATGGGCGCGCTTACGTCTTTCGGAGTGCCTTTCCTTGAACCGCTGATGAGGCCTGCGGAGGTCCTGCGGGACATGATATGGAGGTCCCCTGTGTTCACCTTCGAACGCAGGCCCGGGTATGCAAATCCCCAGGACAGGGTGAGGCAGAAACGATTCATCCGCACTTGGAGCCCTGGCGTCGCGAAACGGGCCCAGGAGGCCGAGAAGGCAGGGGAGATGCCGCCTGACCGCGACGAGCAGGGCGGAAGCGACAACCAAAGCAAGCGAGGCGACATGCGGGGCGGAGCGGGAGGTGGGAATGGTCATGCCAATCCATGA
- a CDS encoding endospore germination permease — translation MPIHDGRDEGRREAASTGRKKEEILYLQVVVLAAQLVFATGFLAAARVLTPVAGCAAWISVIVGWAIGIAIAFIAGALIRRFPTLSVVEMAEDVFTIPLGKAIGFSFAVYCTVILAISSKQFVLAISIPFLQSTPTEIVSGVFFALLAYATYLGIEPIARVSLIFFTIVVLSLIMLTGLAVPVSVPGRLLPLLGKGPMAILRGGMLYASYVGELIVVLAFIRSMRKQDISRVHIALASGVTIGSVLMALSVSFGLMMLGHYAMARLTFPAVEIARMVGVGEFLERTEILFLALWFSVALLKSATVFYASVASAAEVMNLTDYRPLVLPYGVFTMALSLLPENIMESFSTLGVFLKYSGWYALGLPALMLTVAAIRHRGGKSRGGREAGATS, via the coding sequence ATGCCAATCCATGATGGACGGGACGAGGGCAGGCGGGAAGCGGCTTCAACGGGACGGAAAAAGGAAGAGATCCTGTACCTCCAGGTAGTGGTGCTCGCGGCCCAACTGGTGTTCGCCACTGGATTCCTCGCGGCTGCGAGAGTTCTCACTCCGGTGGCGGGGTGTGCGGCGTGGATCTCTGTCATCGTAGGCTGGGCCATCGGAATTGCGATCGCGTTCATTGCCGGAGCGCTTATTCGCCGGTTCCCAACCCTCAGCGTAGTGGAAATGGCGGAAGATGTCTTCACGATCCCTCTGGGGAAGGCAATCGGATTCTCATTCGCCGTGTACTGCACCGTGATTCTCGCCATTTCATCGAAGCAGTTCGTGTTGGCGATTTCCATCCCGTTCCTCCAGTCGACCCCGACCGAGATCGTGAGCGGGGTCTTTTTCGCGCTGCTGGCTTACGCTACGTACCTCGGCATTGAGCCCATCGCGAGAGTGTCGTTGATTTTCTTCACCATAGTTGTTCTCTCTTTGATCATGCTCACTGGCCTCGCCGTGCCAGTGAGCGTTCCAGGGCGTCTTTTGCCCCTGCTCGGGAAGGGGCCCATGGCAATACTCAGGGGGGGCATGCTTTATGCATCCTATGTTGGGGAGCTCATCGTTGTCCTGGCTTTCATCAGGAGCATGCGTAAGCAGGACATTTCCAGAGTGCACATTGCCCTGGCAAGCGGGGTCACGATAGGATCCGTGCTGATGGCGCTGTCGGTGAGCTTTGGGCTGATGATGCTCGGTCACTACGCCATGGCCAGGCTCACCTTCCCTGCTGTGGAGATCGCGAGGATGGTTGGAGTGGGGGAGTTCCTTGAGCGCACCGAGATTCTCTTCCTTGCGCTTTGGTTCTCAGTGGCCCTCTTGAAGTCGGCGACTGTGTTTTATGCATCAGTGGCATCTGCGGCCGAGGTCATGAACCTCACGGATTATCGCCCGCTCGTGCTGCCTTACGGCGTCTTCACCATGGCCCTATCGCTATTGCCTGAGAACATAATGGAGTCCTTCAGCACCCTCGGGGTATTCCTCAAGTATTCCGGATGGTACGCGCTAGGGCTCCCCGCCCTGATGCTGACCGTGGCTGCAATACGGCATAGAGGCGGCAAGAGCAGGGGAGGAAGGGAGGCCGGAGCGACGTCATGA